The following proteins are encoded in a genomic region of Eriocheir sinensis breed Jianghai 21 chromosome 55, ASM2467909v1, whole genome shotgun sequence:
- the LOC126983871 gene encoding uncharacterized protein LOC126983871 isoform X1, which produces MCREWSLQALWSAAVVAGICFASQTTTSTNMTTSTSTTTTITPTKAPFPIVLRGDWFSWEKGREKNTRINERWIEGFGEPLRATVLRRDKFQYIFANRHCFVCVRFLIRSWNVVEKLEGPCVSGESKVKAEAEVRAAAAEAASSCAWLEGRRASGVVMVRHDATPTNCRPAIHGLYHFAWQNKFSFTGECDHPEAMVRSCQEPGSQFLIDSQTFTIRYVKCEGVGHSFDAYREYTCLGDWYVGRNHYFMAANAKESRREERYRCFIRDREDDLYMGVSLTPECSVLKTPQSSPLRFRFSYAKHEVITPGCYLPRNLTGKWQSTGLGEAQIVINATHIRETTWRGYAAKTTSYACLEQRGNRYLMAKLSVEGCQTEYVCWELVPRHHNIIRYRLSWALIYSDFQVCDYANFRSGREWKYDTLIADSPAPVSCPIGGRFAFHQEGGSPLLPRVMGGITTSPLDSYPCLTHHAVMSICGSDRKWIEIDLDFCVSLNKDGHPVDFNSVIDYRLQCVGFWQENLLSYLVTLDPSDSVSRFRCWVYQRMSDTQIRLSQSVGAACGLQQTFFSSNYTESASVALTLALSERLYDYCPMYYDNGKDPWQEQDQALTIFRFSSHAQSSSSITNTVTILLPVLMFLGG; this is translated from the exons ATGTGTCGTGAGTGGAGCCTCCAAGCCCTGTGGTCTGCTGCTGTCGTGG CTGGGATATGTTTTGCCAGCCAAACTACCACCTCAACCAACATGACTACCAgtacttccaccaccacaactatcaccccCACCAAGGCGCCATTTCCCATAGTGCTTCGCGGGGACTGGTTCTCGTGGGAGAAAGGCCGGGAAAAAAACACCCGCATCAATGAGCGCTGGATAGAGGGTTTTGGGGAGCCGTTGCGAGCCACTGTGCTGCGCAGGGACAAATTTCAGTACATCTTCGCGAATCGTCACTGCTTCGTCTGTGTACGCTTCCTAATACGGTCGTGGAATGTGGTGGAAAAACTAGAag gaccgtGTGTGAGCGGGGAGAGCAAAGTGAAGGCTGAGGCTGAGGTaagggcagcagcagcagaggcgGCGTCCTCCTGTGCGTGGCTGGAGGGTCGGCGAGCGTCCGGCGTGGTGATGGTGCGACACGACGCAACGCCCACCAACTGTCGACCAGCCATCCACGGCCTCTATCATTTCGCATGGCAGAACAAATTTAG CTTCACTGGGGAATGTGACCACCCAGAGGCCATGGTGAGGTCATGTCAAGAGCCAGGCAGTCAGTTCCTCATCGACAGCCAGACGTTTACCATCCGATACGTGAAGTGTGAGGGAGTGGGCCACTCCTTCGATGCCT ACCGGGAATACACATGCCTTGGTGACTGGTATGTGGGGCGGAATCATTACTTCATGGCAGCTAATGCCAAGGAGTCACGACGAGAGGAACGTTACCGCTGCTTCATACGGGACCGTGAGGATGACCTGTACATGGGTGTGTCCCTTACCCCAGAGTGTTCAGTGCTCAAGACACCCCAAAGCAGCCCCCTCAGGTTCAGATTTAGTTATG CAAAACATGAAGTCATAACACCCGGCTGCTACCTGCCACGCAACCTGACCGGGAAGTGGCAGTCGACAGGACTCGGAGAAGCTCAGATAGTGATTAATGCCACACACATCAGAGAGACCACCTGGCGGGGTTATGCAGCTAAGACCACCTCGTATGCCTGCCTGGAGCAACGTGGCAACCGCTACCTCATGGCCAAGCTCAGTGTGGAGGGCTG CCAGACAGAGTATGTGTGTTGGGAGCTGGTTCCTCGTCACCACAACATCATCCGTTACCGCCTCAGCTGGGCACTCATCTACAGTGACTTCCAGGTGTGTGACTACGCCAACTTCAGGAGTGGCCGTGAATGGAAGTACGACACATTGATTG CGGACTCTCCAGCACCTGTCTCGTGTCCCATTGGTGGCCGCTTTGCATTCCATCAGGAGGGAGGGTCCCCCCTGCTGCCCCGGGTGATGGGGGGCATCACCACATCACCCCTGGACTCCTACCCATGCCTCACCCATCACGCTGTCATGTCCATCTGTGGAAGTGACCGAAAGTGGATTGAGATTGACTTGGACTTCTGTGTCTCTCTAAACAAGGATGGACATCCAGTTGACTTTAATA GTGTGATAGATTATCGCCTGCAGTGTGTCGGCTTCTGGCAGGAGAACCTGTTGTCCTACCTGGTGACTCTTGACCCTTCTGATTCTGTGTCCAGGTTCAGGTGCTGG GTGTACCAACGCATGAGTGATACACAGATCCGCCTCTCTCAGTCAGTTGGGGCTGCTTGTGGACTGCAGCaaacctttttctcctccaactACACTGAGAGTGCTTCTGTGGCCCTCACCCTCGCCCTCAGTGAACGCCTGT ATGACTACTGCCCCATGTATTATGACAATGGCAAGGACCCATGGCAAGAGCAAGACCAAGCCCTCACCATCTTCAGGTTTTCTAGTCATGCACAGAGTTCCTCAAGCATCACCAACACTGTCACTATACTCCTGCCTGTCTTGATGTTCCTAGGAGGGTGA
- the LOC126983871 gene encoding uncharacterized protein LOC126983871 isoform X2, translated as MTTSTSTTTTITPTKAPFPIVLRGDWFSWEKGREKNTRINERWIEGFGEPLRATVLRRDKFQYIFANRHCFVCVRFLIRSWNVVEKLEGPCVSGESKVKAEAEVRAAAAEAASSCAWLEGRRASGVVMVRHDATPTNCRPAIHGLYHFAWQNKFSFTGECDHPEAMVRSCQEPGSQFLIDSQTFTIRYVKCEGVGHSFDAYREYTCLGDWYVGRNHYFMAANAKESRREERYRCFIRDREDDLYMGVSLTPECSVLKTPQSSPLRFRFSYAKHEVITPGCYLPRNLTGKWQSTGLGEAQIVINATHIRETTWRGYAAKTTSYACLEQRGNRYLMAKLSVEGCQTEYVCWELVPRHHNIIRYRLSWALIYSDFQVCDYANFRSGREWKYDTLIADSPAPVSCPIGGRFAFHQEGGSPLLPRVMGGITTSPLDSYPCLTHHAVMSICGSDRKWIEIDLDFCVSLNKDGHPVDFNSVIDYRLQCVGFWQENLLSYLVTLDPSDSVSRFRCWVYQRMSDTQIRLSQSVGAACGLQQTFFSSNYTESASVALTLALSERLYDYCPMYYDNGKDPWQEQDQALTIFRFSSHAQSSSSITNTVTILLPVLMFLGG; from the exons ATGACTACCAgtacttccaccaccacaactatcaccccCACCAAGGCGCCATTTCCCATAGTGCTTCGCGGGGACTGGTTCTCGTGGGAGAAAGGCCGGGAAAAAAACACCCGCATCAATGAGCGCTGGATAGAGGGTTTTGGGGAGCCGTTGCGAGCCACTGTGCTGCGCAGGGACAAATTTCAGTACATCTTCGCGAATCGTCACTGCTTCGTCTGTGTACGCTTCCTAATACGGTCGTGGAATGTGGTGGAAAAACTAGAag gaccgtGTGTGAGCGGGGAGAGCAAAGTGAAGGCTGAGGCTGAGGTaagggcagcagcagcagaggcgGCGTCCTCCTGTGCGTGGCTGGAGGGTCGGCGAGCGTCCGGCGTGGTGATGGTGCGACACGACGCAACGCCCACCAACTGTCGACCAGCCATCCACGGCCTCTATCATTTCGCATGGCAGAACAAATTTAG CTTCACTGGGGAATGTGACCACCCAGAGGCCATGGTGAGGTCATGTCAAGAGCCAGGCAGTCAGTTCCTCATCGACAGCCAGACGTTTACCATCCGATACGTGAAGTGTGAGGGAGTGGGCCACTCCTTCGATGCCT ACCGGGAATACACATGCCTTGGTGACTGGTATGTGGGGCGGAATCATTACTTCATGGCAGCTAATGCCAAGGAGTCACGACGAGAGGAACGTTACCGCTGCTTCATACGGGACCGTGAGGATGACCTGTACATGGGTGTGTCCCTTACCCCAGAGTGTTCAGTGCTCAAGACACCCCAAAGCAGCCCCCTCAGGTTCAGATTTAGTTATG CAAAACATGAAGTCATAACACCCGGCTGCTACCTGCCACGCAACCTGACCGGGAAGTGGCAGTCGACAGGACTCGGAGAAGCTCAGATAGTGATTAATGCCACACACATCAGAGAGACCACCTGGCGGGGTTATGCAGCTAAGACCACCTCGTATGCCTGCCTGGAGCAACGTGGCAACCGCTACCTCATGGCCAAGCTCAGTGTGGAGGGCTG CCAGACAGAGTATGTGTGTTGGGAGCTGGTTCCTCGTCACCACAACATCATCCGTTACCGCCTCAGCTGGGCACTCATCTACAGTGACTTCCAGGTGTGTGACTACGCCAACTTCAGGAGTGGCCGTGAATGGAAGTACGACACATTGATTG CGGACTCTCCAGCACCTGTCTCGTGTCCCATTGGTGGCCGCTTTGCATTCCATCAGGAGGGAGGGTCCCCCCTGCTGCCCCGGGTGATGGGGGGCATCACCACATCACCCCTGGACTCCTACCCATGCCTCACCCATCACGCTGTCATGTCCATCTGTGGAAGTGACCGAAAGTGGATTGAGATTGACTTGGACTTCTGTGTCTCTCTAAACAAGGATGGACATCCAGTTGACTTTAATA GTGTGATAGATTATCGCCTGCAGTGTGTCGGCTTCTGGCAGGAGAACCTGTTGTCCTACCTGGTGACTCTTGACCCTTCTGATTCTGTGTCCAGGTTCAGGTGCTGG GTGTACCAACGCATGAGTGATACACAGATCCGCCTCTCTCAGTCAGTTGGGGCTGCTTGTGGACTGCAGCaaacctttttctcctccaactACACTGAGAGTGCTTCTGTGGCCCTCACCCTCGCCCTCAGTGAACGCCTGT ATGACTACTGCCCCATGTATTATGACAATGGCAAGGACCCATGGCAAGAGCAAGACCAAGCCCTCACCATCTTCAGGTTTTCTAGTCATGCACAGAGTTCCTCAAGCATCACCAACACTGTCACTATACTCCTGCCTGTCTTGATGTTCCTAGGAGGGTGA